A genomic segment from Acyrthosiphon pisum isolate AL4f chromosome A3, pea_aphid_22Mar2018_4r6ur, whole genome shotgun sequence encodes:
- the LOC100166089 gene encoding venom carboxylesterase-6 codes for MRLVIVLLLARLYCFVAGNQHPVVETENGPVSGKLSKTWKGRTIYSFQGIPYATPPVGKLRFQEAQPMKPWPGVWNASSPGSKCIQYDHSSYLIDGDEDCLYVNVYTPKIPVRGKSNKLMNVLVFIHGGAFMFLYGSIYQPDYVLDKDIILVTFNYRLGPIGFFSTGDSVVPGNNGLKDQVQALKWVNRNIKYFGGDPEKITISGMSAGGASVHFHMLSPLSRGLFQRVFSQSGTALCPWTIAENVPDKSAAVGAYLGCPTRPSKDLVECLMTRPALHIVEAVKIFLPFLYNPYSPFGPVIEIPSENAFITELPYHILAKGLATDVPWLSSVATHEGLYPGSEFINNPELLKYIDENWNKVMPHILDYNYTIPQDKIDSVSELIRKEYLGSEELVKGNTEQFIQMISDRLFVVDIIKAAKIHAQLYKSPVYLYQFGYRGRHSLSEHFAQSNENYGASHADDTGYALKNVYVNVEDSESDKSLVPIVVDIWTSFAFEGIPSTGISSIDWTPVSKDPNHLAVSFLKISSPTNITMSEVEDMGRIRFWDSLDFNENEHYSYHENKDV; via the exons ATGCGCCTTGTCATTGTTTTATTACTGGCACGTTTGTATTGTTTCGTGGCCGGTAATCAGCATCCCGTAGTGGAAACCGAAAATGGACCGGTATCCGGGAAACTATCGAAGACATGGAAAGGAAGAACTATTTACAGCTTTCAAGGGATACCTTACGCCACTCCACCTGTAGGGAAGCTGAGATTTCAG gaagCTCAACCGATGAAACCTTGGCCGGGAGTGTGGAACGCATCGTCTCCGGGTAGTAAATGTATTCAGTACGACCATTCGAGTTATTTAATCGACGGAGACGAGGATTGTCTTTACGTGAACGTGTATACACCGAAA ATTCCGGTAAGAGGAAAAAGTAATAAActtatgaatgtattggtttttattCATGGAGGTGCCTTCATGTTCCTTTACGGATCTATATACCAGCCCGATTACGTTTTGGACAAGGATATAATTCTCGTTACATTCAACTACCGGCTCGGcccaatag gtttttttaGCACTGGAGATTCCGTAGTGCCGGGCAATAATGGATTAAAAGATCAAGTACAAGCATTAAAATGGGTGAAcagaaatattaagtattttggaGGCGATCCAGAGAAAATTACAATTAGTGGAATGTCGGCTGGAGGCGCCAGTGTTCATTTTCATATGTTGTCACCGTTGTCTAGAG gacTGTTTCAAAGAGTATTCTCTCAGAGCGGAACGGCTTTGTGCCCTTGGACAATAGCCGAAAATGTACCGGATAAATCAGCAGCAGTCGGCGCTTACCTAGGTTGTCCTACTCGTCCGTCTAAAGATTTGGTCGAATGTTTAATGACAAGGCCAGCTTTGCACATCGTAGAagcagtaaaaatatttctt CCGTTCTTGTACAACCCGTACTCTCCCTTCGGACCGGTTATCGAGATACCTAGTGAAAATGCTTTTATAACCGAACTGCCCTATCATATTCTCGCCAAAGGCCTAGCGACCGATGTACCGTGGTTGTCTAGTGTTGCCACTCACGAGGGTCTCTACCCGGGTTCTG aatttatcaATAATCCTGAGTTGTTGAAGTATATCGACGAAAATTGGAACAAAGTCATGCCGCACATACTGGACTACAACTACACAATACCGCAGGATAAAATCGACAGCGTGTCAGAACTGATCAGAAAAGAATATCTAGGCAGTGAAGAACTGGTTAAAGGAAATACAGAACAATTTATTCAA ATGATAAGCGATCGCCTGTTTGTAGTCGATATTATAAAAGCTGCTAAAATACACGCTCAACTTTATAAATCTCcggtatatttatatcaattcgGATACCGAGGTAGACACAGTCTTTCGGAACATTTTGCTCAATCAAACGAAAATTACg gagcTAGCCATGCAGATGACACGGGTTACGCATTAAAAAACGTATATGTAAACGTCGAAGACTCAGAATCGGACAAATCATTAGTGCCAATCGTAGTTGATATTTGGACATCATTTGCTTTTGAAGG aaTACCATCAACTGGAATTAGCTCTATCGACTGGACTCCTGTGAGCAAAGACCCTAATCATTTAGCTgtatcgtttttaaaaatatcttccCCTACTAATATAACCATGAGCGAAGTTGAGGACATGGGAAGAATTAGGTTTTGGGATTCGTTGGACTTTAACGAGAATGAACACTATTCTTATCATGAAAATAAAGAtgtttga